A single uncultured Methanolobus sp. DNA region contains:
- a CDS encoding Wadjet anti-phage system protein JetD domain-containing protein — protein sequence MIIQPEEIRTKAFRLYKDILSSSVCSTPEFPIFISFGKVKAKDTLNNFPQIRDEIEVLTSESKENKGYGYTVEFIQRNDQKIGTQNFPDKIFFETLDDYLKFFRKEYEYKRFLLVVQKLTDELPQLLPWAESNPIKVLDNLDEWDGILKVCKYFLENPKPNIFIREIPLDISTKFIEENTAIIKPLLDILIEDYVNKNESYFNKRYNLKYDEPLIRLRILDPETAQNLFSGIDDLSIPQGQFNQLNIPCKRVFVLENKTNVLNFLTLPSMKDSIAIFGKGFGVGTLKGAEWLVGKQIIYWGDIDPHGFQILSQIRGYFPQTQSCMMDLETFREFEDLAVTGACTNVTELDHLNPEEYLLFDHLCSLEINNRLEQEKIPQEYVLEKIHETADV from the coding sequence GTGATAATCCAACCAGAAGAGATCCGGACAAAAGCTTTCCGTCTGTATAAGGATATTCTTTCCTCTTCAGTTTGTAGCACACCAGAATTTCCCATATTCATATCATTTGGTAAAGTAAAAGCAAAAGATACCCTAAACAACTTTCCTCAAATTCGAGACGAAATTGAGGTTCTGACAAGCGAATCAAAAGAAAATAAAGGATATGGCTACACGGTAGAATTTATCCAGCGAAATGACCAAAAAATAGGTACGCAAAACTTCCCTGATAAAATATTCTTTGAAACCCTTGATGATTATCTCAAGTTCTTCAGGAAGGAATACGAATACAAGCGATTCTTACTGGTAGTGCAAAAACTGACTGATGAACTTCCTCAATTGCTGCCATGGGCAGAATCAAACCCCATAAAGGTCCTTGATAATCTTGATGAGTGGGATGGTATCCTTAAAGTATGCAAGTATTTCCTTGAAAACCCAAAGCCCAACATCTTTATCCGTGAGATTCCACTGGACATATCCACTAAGTTCATTGAAGAGAACACAGCCATTATCAAACCTCTTCTTGATATCCTTATAGAGGACTATGTAAACAAGAATGAATCCTATTTCAACAAACGTTATAATCTGAAGTACGATGAACCTTTGATAAGACTCAGAATACTCGATCCAGAAACTGCTCAAAACCTTTTTAGTGGTATTGATGACCTTAGCATTCCACAAGGCCAATTCAATCAGCTGAATATCCCCTGCAAAAGAGTATTTGTTCTTGAGAATAAGACCAACGTCCTTAATTTCCTGACCCTTCCTTCAATGAAAGATTCTATAGCCATATTTGGGAAAGGGTTCGGTGTAGGAACCCTGAAAGGTGCAGAATGGCTGGTTGGTAAGCAAATCATCTACTGGGGAGATATTGATCCTCATGGTTTCCAGATCTTGTCTCAAATACGAGGATATTTCCCGCAAACACAATCCTGTATGATGGATCTTGAAACCTTCAGGGAGTTTGAGGATTTGGCTGTTACAGGTGCCTGCACGAATGTAACAGAACTTGATCACTTAAATCCAGAAGAATATTTACTGTTCGATCATCTCTGCAGCTTGGAAATAAATAACCGTTTAGAGCAAGAAAAAATCCCTCAGGAATATGTTTTAGAGAAAATACATGAGACTGCGGATGTATGA
- a CDS encoding PAS domain S-box protein has product MNTILNYPLNLEEIQKEEELEDERLMLATRAGGVGIWDLEFVNNSLIWDEQMFKLYGITRNEFSENVEDWQKYVHPDDFQRCDAEARMALRGEKEYDTEFRVIWPDGSIHNIRSLATVLRDRSGNPQRMIGTNWDITSQKKAEKKLHETEEKYRALFENNISGVVITKIITDDKGYPIDYVFLDVNENFENITGLKAEDVVGKRVTEVYPGIENRKNTFLDLHRNVALTGIPANVEIFSEEVEKYININAYPVEKNIISGVFQDITKRKDIEQELKESQEKYHMLSDLTFEGITIHDNGIILEANEAVHRLTGYTNEELIGKSILEVLAHPDDVEIIKKQMMKETTKPYEIRVIRKDGTVFTTEIESHTITYKGKKVRVAAARDITERKKAEQELRESEERLKALHSTYFSGIFIHKDNIIIDCNQGLADMTGYTVEELIGMNGLLLTDESYRDEVIDNIKVNYDRPYEVIGVRKDGSRYPLSAHGKDIPYKGQKFRVVEFRDITEEKRAEERLRESEALLNDVGILSKVGGWNFDVATGAVKWTPEVYKIFDLEPDFKLAYGNTLNFYSSGSRKSVEKAFNDAIEKAEAYDLELEFITPKCNHKWIRTIGHPTIENGKVVKVTGSFQDITERKTTDEKLRGSEAILSEVSKIGKIGGWELDVGSNKVTWTEEVEDIQGIADVSDPAESLKLFLPESRNILEKALDDAVKNAEPYDLDLEMISGKGEHKWVRAIGKPVVEGNKVLKLTGTLQDITTLKRAELKLIESESRVRHKLNVIMEPEGDIGELELADIIDTQTLQSLMDDFYKLAHIGSATIDNKGNILVASGWQDICTNFHRVHPETCKHCIESDAEFSKGIAPGTFKLYKCKNNMWDVATPIMASGSQIGNLFLGQFFFDDEEVPYDTFRNQAKKYGFDEKEYMEALDKVPRWSRETVSIVMRFYTQLTSVLSSQSYSNIKLARTLNERDNLLASLHESEEKLKLFIEHAPASLAMFDRDMKYISASRRWMNDYFLGDRDIIGISHYEIFPEIGDEWKAAHKRAMEGEVVRNEDDLFKRTDGTVHHLRWEVRPWKTVDGSIGGVVIFSEDITERKKIEQELKESHEKYQMLSDATFEGIVFHDNGIVLEVNEAVTRGTGYSKEELLGKNIMKMVIHPDDLSMAIQKMKNKTTKPYEIRCISKDGTVFPIEIESYRITYKEKDVRVAAIRDITERKKAEAKLRESEERFRATFEQAAVGMCQANMNGYLTQMNQRFCDFVGYNTEELLQMNFADLTYPQDLEKELTMVEELVSGKRNDYSIEKRYIRKDGSLIWVNVTVTIVDSPDGTPLYFIAMIEDIDRRKQAEKELKESEERFKALHNASFGGITIHDKGIILDCNRGLSDVSGYSYEELIGMDGLLLIAESHRDLVMSRILAGYEKPYEAMGVRKDGTEYTLRLEARNIPYKGKQVRVVEFRDITEQKQAEKALLDKTEELERYFTSSLDLLCIANTKGEFVRLNPEWENVLGYSVDELEGRIFLDFVHPDDLEATIETVSKLEKQEKVSRFENRYRAKDGTYRWIEWRSVPIGELIYAAARDITLRKEAEEKLLEYAEELEDKNLELDKALIKAEEATRAKSDFLANMSHEIRTPMNGVIGMTNLLLTTKLNEEQRHYVDTVNKSGQNLLELINDILDISKIEAGKLEIDEIDTNLQEILEEVASLLSLKAHDKELEFICIADPEVPVNIKADPARLKQVLINLGGNAIKFTKEGEVVIRVTLESESDSEETLRFSVRDTGIGIPYGKKNLLFQKFSQVDASTTRYYGGTGLGLAISRELVELMNGEIGFESEEGKGSEFWFKLKLEKVSAAEMPEWHDMGIEGIHALVVDDNRTNREVLVKLLTSWNMQVEEAKDGPSAIQKLFKAHEEGEPYQIALLDMQMPGMDGSLLGRIIKSDKDLSNISLVMLSSAGQMPESWMQNKNNFAACLSKPIKSSVLFTKLSSLFSKEQKNGEIGGPESKIDKSADNAIKARILLVEDNVVNQHVAQSMLQKLGITADVANNGLEAIEALETIPYDLVFMDIQMPEMDGMEACRHIRNKNSSVINHDVPIIAMTAHAMKGDKEKCIEAGMSDYMSKPINLELLAAKIDKWLNNAPQKEDVTNSRDEENKEPLIFDHELFMENIMDDIVIARGIVEIFYRNAPRQLGELKEAIDKKEIAMIVNSAHSLKGASASVGGMALCDISSRIEILANSGQIDEVVKLLPELNRVYELLIKELEII; this is encoded by the coding sequence ATGAACACAATATTAAATTACCCACTCAATCTTGAGGAGATCCAAAAAGAAGAAGAACTGGAAGATGAAAGGCTTATGCTGGCAACACGAGCAGGTGGTGTCGGCATCTGGGATCTGGAGTTTGTAAACAATAGCCTGATCTGGGACGAACAGATGTTCAAACTGTATGGCATCACAAGAAACGAGTTCAGTGAAAACGTAGAGGACTGGCAGAAATATGTTCATCCTGATGACTTTCAAAGATGTGACGCCGAAGCCAGAATGGCACTTAGGGGAGAAAAGGAGTATGATACTGAGTTTCGTGTTATCTGGCCTGATGGCAGTATTCATAACATTCGCTCCCTTGCTACTGTCTTAAGAGACAGGTCAGGTAATCCACAACGGATGATAGGTACAAACTGGGATATCACATCTCAGAAAAAGGCTGAAAAGAAATTGCACGAAACTGAAGAAAAGTACCGTGCTCTTTTTGAGAATAACATTAGTGGAGTAGTGATTACTAAAATAATCACAGATGATAAAGGATATCCTATAGACTATGTTTTTCTGGATGTTAATGAGAATTTTGAAAATATTACCGGGCTTAAAGCTGAAGACGTAGTAGGAAAACGTGTAACTGAAGTATATCCCGGTATTGAAAATCGGAAAAACACTTTTCTTGACCTGCACAGGAATGTAGCACTAACAGGAATTCCAGCTAACGTAGAGATATTTTCTGAAGAGGTTGAAAAATATATCAATATAAATGCATACCCTGTGGAAAAAAACATTATTTCCGGAGTCTTCCAGGATATCACCAAGCGCAAGGATATCGAACAGGAGCTAAAAGAGAGTCAGGAAAAATACCATATGCTTTCGGACCTGACATTCGAAGGTATAACCATCCATGATAATGGAATTATCCTTGAGGCAAATGAAGCTGTACACCGCCTTACAGGGTATACTAATGAAGAACTAATAGGCAAAAGTATTCTGGAAGTTCTTGCACATCCTGATGATGTTGAAATCATAAAGAAGCAGATGATGAAGGAGACCACAAAACCCTATGAGATCCGCGTTATCAGAAAAGATGGAACTGTATTTACAACTGAGATCGAATCTCATACAATTACATACAAAGGTAAGAAAGTTCGAGTGGCTGCGGCAAGAGACATCACAGAGCGTAAAAAAGCCGAGCAGGAACTCCGGGAAAGCGAAGAGAGACTTAAAGCGCTTCACAGCACATATTTTAGTGGCATTTTCATCCACAAAGACAACATTATAATCGACTGTAACCAGGGACTGGCAGACATGACTGGCTACACAGTCGAAGAACTTATTGGAATGAATGGACTGCTGCTTACAGATGAAAGTTACAGAGATGAAGTAATAGACAACATCAAAGTAAATTATGACAGACCATATGAAGTCATAGGTGTCAGAAAAGATGGAAGCAGGTATCCACTTAGTGCACATGGAAAAGATATCCCATATAAAGGTCAGAAGTTCAGAGTTGTCGAGTTCAGGGATATAACTGAAGAAAAAAGAGCAGAAGAAAGGCTGCGTGAAAGTGAAGCACTTCTGAATGATGTAGGAATACTATCAAAAGTCGGGGGATGGAACTTTGATGTGGCAACCGGAGCCGTTAAGTGGACACCTGAAGTTTACAAGATATTTGACCTCGAGCCCGATTTCAAACTTGCTTACGGAAATACATTGAATTTCTATTCATCTGGTTCAAGGAAAAGTGTGGAAAAAGCATTCAATGATGCAATAGAAAAAGCAGAAGCATACGACCTCGAACTTGAATTCATAACTCCAAAATGCAATCATAAATGGATAAGGACCATCGGACATCCAACAATAGAAAATGGAAAAGTCGTAAAAGTAACCGGCTCATTCCAGGATATCACTGAACGCAAGACAACTGATGAGAAACTTCGAGGAAGTGAAGCTATTCTCAGTGAAGTTAGCAAAATTGGCAAGATCGGCGGATGGGAACTGGATGTAGGATCAAATAAAGTCACATGGACAGAGGAAGTTGAGGATATCCAGGGAATAGCAGATGTTTCCGACCCGGCAGAAAGCCTGAAACTTTTCCTGCCTGAATCCAGAAATATACTGGAAAAAGCGCTTGATGATGCTGTTAAAAATGCTGAACCATATGACCTTGATCTTGAAATGATCTCTGGAAAAGGAGAACATAAATGGGTAAGAGCAATTGGAAAACCTGTAGTTGAAGGAAATAAAGTTCTAAAGCTGACAGGTACATTGCAGGACATTACCACGCTTAAAAGAGCAGAGTTAAAACTTATTGAAAGTGAGAGCCGCGTAAGGCATAAGTTGAACGTAATTATGGAACCAGAGGGCGATATCGGAGAACTTGAACTTGCCGATATCATTGACACCCAAACTCTGCAATCCCTGATGGATGATTTTTACAAATTGGCTCATATCGGGAGTGCTACAATTGATAACAAAGGCAATATCCTGGTTGCCAGCGGATGGCAGGACATCTGCACAAATTTCCATCGGGTACACCCTGAGACATGTAAACATTGCATTGAGAGCGATGCAGAATTTTCCAAAGGCATAGCTCCGGGAACATTCAAGCTTTACAAGTGCAAGAATAACATGTGGGATGTCGCAACGCCTATCATGGCATCAGGGTCACAGATTGGCAACCTGTTCCTTGGACAGTTTTTCTTTGATGATGAAGAGGTTCCATATGATACTTTCAGGAATCAGGCTAAAAAATATGGTTTTGATGAAAAAGAGTACATGGAAGCACTTGACAAAGTGCCGCGCTGGAGCAGAGAAACCGTCAGCATCGTAATGAGATTCTATACCCAATTAACATCTGTTCTCTCTTCACAGAGCTATAGTAATATCAAACTTGCAAGGACGCTGAATGAACGTGATAATCTGCTCGCCTCTCTGCACGAGAGTGAGGAAAAGCTGAAGTTGTTCATAGAGCATGCACCTGCCTCTCTGGCAATGTTCGACCGGGATATGAAATACATATCTGCCAGCCGCCGCTGGATGAATGACTACTTCCTTGGTGACCGGGATATTATTGGAATATCACATTATGAAATATTCCCCGAGATAGGTGATGAATGGAAAGCAGCGCATAAGCGAGCCATGGAAGGCGAGGTAGTTCGTAACGAAGATGACCTTTTTAAGCGAACTGATGGAACTGTACATCATTTGCGCTGGGAAGTAAGACCATGGAAGACAGTTGACGGCAGCATTGGCGGCGTTGTCATTTTCTCAGAAGATATTACCGAGCGCAAGAAAATAGAACAGGAACTAAAGGAAAGTCACGAAAAGTACCAGATGCTCTCTGATGCCACTTTTGAAGGGATCGTCTTCCATGATAACGGCATAGTCCTTGAAGTAAATGAAGCCGTTACCCGTGGTACCGGATATTCAAAAGAGGAACTGCTGGGAAAGAACATTATGAAAATGGTCATCCATCCTGACGACCTTAGCATGGCTATCCAGAAGATGAAAAATAAAACTACGAAACCTTATGAAATCCGCTGTATCAGTAAAGATGGAACTGTATTCCCGATAGAAATTGAATCCTATCGTATAACATACAAAGAAAAAGATGTCCGTGTTGCAGCAATTAGAGATATCACAGAACGTAAGAAAGCCGAGGCTAAATTAAGGGAAAGTGAAGAACGCTTCCGTGCAACATTCGAGCAGGCAGCAGTGGGCATGTGTCAGGCTAACATGAATGGTTATCTGACACAAATGAATCAGCGCTTCTGCGATTTTGTCGGATATAATACCGAGGAACTTCTGCAGATGAATTTTGCTGACCTGACCTATCCGCAAGACCTGGAAAAAGAATTAACCATGGTGGAAGAACTGGTCTCTGGAAAAAGGAACGATTATTCTATTGAAAAACGCTATATTCGCAAAGATGGAAGCTTGATCTGGGTCAATGTAACCGTTACAATTGTAGATTCCCCTGATGGTACTCCTCTGTATTTTATTGCAATGATAGAGGATATAGACAGGCGTAAACAGGCAGAAAAGGAACTAAAAGAAAGTGAGGAAAGATTCAAAGCCCTGCACAACGCATCGTTTGGCGGAATAACCATTCACGACAAAGGCATTATCCTTGACTGCAACCGTGGTCTTTCTGATGTTAGCGGTTATTCATATGAAGAACTGATAGGAATGGACGGACTGCTGCTAATAGCTGAAAGCCACAGGGATCTCGTTATGTCCAGGATCCTTGCAGGTTACGAAAAACCCTATGAAGCAATGGGAGTTCGCAAAGATGGAACTGAATATACGCTAAGACTTGAAGCAAGGAATATACCGTATAAAGGGAAGCAGGTCAGAGTTGTTGAGTTCAGGGATATCACAGAACAGAAGCAGGCTGAGAAAGCTTTGCTTGATAAGACCGAAGAACTTGAGCGTTATTTCACATCAAGTCTTGACCTTCTCTGCATTGCCAACACAAAGGGAGAATTTGTCCGTCTTAATCCTGAATGGGAAAACGTACTTGGATATTCCGTAGACGAGCTTGAAGGACGGATATTCCTTGACTTTGTGCACCCGGATGATCTGGAAGCTACTATTGAGACAGTAAGTAAACTGGAAAAGCAGGAAAAAGTTTCTCGTTTTGAAAACCGCTACCGTGCCAAAGATGGAACTTATCGCTGGATAGAATGGCGTTCTGTGCCCATTGGCGAGCTAATATACGCAGCTGCAAGGGATATTACACTGCGAAAAGAGGCGGAAGAAAAACTACTGGAGTACGCTGAAGAACTGGAAGACAAAAACCTCGAACTTGACAAAGCTTTGATAAAAGCAGAGGAAGCCACCAGAGCAAAAAGTGATTTCCTTGCCAATATGTCCCATGAGATCCGCACACCAATGAATGGTGTGATAGGAATGACAAACCTGCTTCTCACTACAAAATTAAATGAAGAACAGAGGCACTATGTTGATACAGTAAATAAAAGCGGACAAAATCTGCTTGAACTTATCAATGATATTCTTGATATCTCCAAGATAGAAGCTGGAAAGCTGGAGATCGATGAGATTGATACTAACCTTCAGGAAATACTGGAAGAAGTGGCATCTCTGCTGTCTTTAAAGGCACATGATAAGGAACTTGAATTCATATGCATTGCCGACCCGGAAGTGCCTGTAAATATCAAAGCAGACCCTGCAAGACTCAAACAGGTACTGATAAATCTCGGCGGTAATGCGATCAAATTCACAAAAGAAGGAGAAGTTGTCATCAGGGTTACCCTTGAATCTGAAAGTGATTCTGAGGAAACACTGCGTTTCTCTGTAAGGGACACCGGTATTGGAATCCCTTATGGGAAAAAGAACCTGCTTTTCCAGAAGTTCAGCCAGGTCGATGCTTCAACAACACGTTACTATGGAGGAACGGGACTGGGACTTGCTATTTCCAGGGAACTTGTGGAACTCATGAACGGTGAAATAGGTTTTGAAAGTGAAGAGGGAAAAGGTTCGGAGTTCTGGTTCAAACTGAAATTAGAGAAGGTTTCAGCAGCTGAAATGCCAGAATGGCACGATATGGGAATTGAAGGTATTCACGCACTTGTAGTAGATGATAACAGGACGAATCGTGAAGTTCTGGTAAAACTGCTCACTTCATGGAACATGCAAGTAGAGGAAGCAAAGGACGGACCTTCAGCGATACAGAAGCTTTTTAAGGCACATGAGGAAGGCGAACCATACCAGATAGCTCTTCTGGATATGCAAATGCCGGGAATGGACGGATCGCTGCTTGGGAGGATAATAAAATCAGATAAGGATCTAAGCAATATTTCATTGGTTATGCTAAGCTCTGCCGGGCAAATGCCTGAAAGCTGGATGCAGAATAAAAACAACTTCGCAGCATGCCTTTCTAAACCTATCAAATCATCAGTGCTATTCACAAAATTATCTTCACTGTTTAGCAAAGAACAGAAAAACGGTGAGATAGGTGGCCCTGAAAGCAAAATTGACAAGTCTGCCGATAACGCGATCAAAGCCAGGATCCTGCTTGTAGAGGACAATGTTGTAAACCAGCATGTTGCACAGAGCATGCTGCAAAAACTAGGAATTACTGCTGACGTTGCAAATAACGGACTGGAAGCCATCGAAGCACTGGAGACAATACCTTATGATCTTGTATTTATGGACATTCAGATGCCAGAGATGGATGGAATGGAAGCATGCAGGCACATTCGTAATAAGAACTCCTCGGTCATCAATCATGATGTTCCAATTATTGCCATGACTGCGCATGCAATGAAAGGGGATAAAGAAAAATGCATAGAAGCAGGCATGAGCGACTACATGTCAAAACCTATCAATCTGGAATTGCTTGCAGCAAAGATAGATAAATGGCTGAATAATGCTCCTCAAAAGGAGGATGTAACCAATTCCCGGGATGAGGAAAACAAAGAGCCCTTGATATTTGACCACGAGTTGTTTATGGAAAATATCATGGATGACATTGTTATTGCCAGAGGGATCGTTGAGATATTTTACAGGAATGCACCTCGTCAGCTTGGAGAGCTGAAAGAAGCCATTGATAAAAAGGAAATAGCCATGATCGTAAATAGTGCACATTCACTGAAAGGTGCTTCTGCAAGTGTCGGCGGGATGGCACTTTGTGATATTTCCTCCAGAATTGAGATCCTTGCAAATTCCGGACAAATAGACGAAGTCGTGAAACTGCTGCCGGAGCTGAATAGGGTTTATGAACTTCTTATAAAGGAATTAGAGATAATATAA